The following are encoded in a window of Kitasatospora fiedleri genomic DNA:
- a CDS encoding GNAT family N-acetyltransferase, with amino-acid sequence MTDDHLLHRASRLWTGLADVPAAFPAPGAASVVVSPNSGLCPPGWTGLLTLGGAVLATAPDARRAELLRAALRSCPEAGWDADRLRTTLPVGRVLGPAALAYLAPIDLASAARHPPVRELPSEHQELRALEARVSAAERDEAALGEITSPAFAVLRDGRVLAACGYRAWPFETAQFSVLTDPAARGRGLARAAATAAAAHALALAAGLLPQWRARVPASRRVAARVGFRELGTQLSVELP; translated from the coding sequence ATGACCGACGACCACCTGCTCCACCGGGCGTCCCGCCTCTGGACGGGGCTGGCCGACGTGCCCGCGGCCTTCCCCGCGCCGGGTGCCGCGAGCGTCGTGGTGTCGCCGAACTCCGGCCTGTGCCCGCCGGGTTGGACCGGCCTGCTGACGCTGGGCGGCGCGGTGCTGGCGACCGCCCCGGATGCCCGGCGCGCCGAACTGCTCCGCGCCGCGCTGCGGTCCTGCCCGGAGGCCGGGTGGGACGCCGACCGGCTGCGCACCACCCTGCCGGTCGGCCGGGTGCTCGGCCCCGCCGCGCTCGCCTACCTCGCCCCGATCGACCTCGCGTCGGCGGCCCGGCACCCACCCGTCCGCGAACTCCCGAGCGAACACCAGGAGTTGCGCGCCCTGGAGGCCCGGGTATCGGCTGCGGAACGCGACGAGGCCGCGCTCGGCGAGATCACCTCGCCCGCGTTCGCCGTCCTCCGGGACGGTCGCGTCCTGGCCGCCTGCGGTTACCGCGCCTGGCCGTTCGAGACCGCCCAGTTCAGCGTGCTGACCGACCCGGCGGCCCGCGGCCGGGGCCTGGCCCGCGCCGCCGCGACGGCCGCCGCCGCCCACGCCCTCGCCCTCGCCGCCGGGCTGCTTCCCCAGTGGCGCGCCCGCGTCCCGGCCTCCCGCCGGGTCGCCGCCCGGGTCGGCTTCCGCGAACTGGGCACCCAGCTCTCCGTCGAACTCCCCTGA
- a CDS encoding NAD(P)H-binding protein produces MILLTGATGSIGRHLVRRLADRDAEFRALVRDEAKGRALGCAYAVGDFADPGSLTAAFDGVDRLFLNGPGAVPVDGEQPMVRRLGSVIDAAAAAGVERVVKVSVWHAAPGRPLAGGAHGVLDRRLAESGPVAWTLLQPSGFLQNLLAPGTFTPDGRLVGRYGGAPVSHIDCRDIAECAEVLLTGPPRPGESFVLTGPEAVTDRELATRISHALGRTVGLAPLTPDEVSAALAAQGLPAGFTAGLAELLRQVAAGSLAGVTTAVPDLLGRPARTVDAFLADHLPAFRAVLRLP; encoded by the coding sequence GTGATCCTGCTGACCGGAGCCACCGGCTCGATCGGCCGCCACCTGGTCCGCCGACTCGCCGACCGGGACGCCGAGTTCCGCGCCCTGGTCCGGGACGAGGCCAAGGGCCGCGCCCTGGGCTGCGCGTACGCCGTAGGCGACTTCGCCGATCCGGGCTCGCTCACCGCCGCGTTCGACGGCGTCGACCGACTGTTCCTGAACGGGCCCGGCGCGGTGCCGGTGGACGGGGAGCAGCCGATGGTCCGCCGGCTCGGCTCCGTCATCGACGCGGCCGCGGCGGCGGGCGTCGAACGGGTGGTGAAGGTCTCGGTGTGGCACGCCGCGCCCGGCCGCCCGCTCGCCGGGGGCGCGCACGGCGTGCTCGACCGCCGCCTCGCCGAGTCCGGCCCGGTCGCCTGGACGCTCCTGCAACCCTCCGGCTTCCTGCAGAACCTGCTGGCCCCGGGCACGTTCACCCCCGACGGGCGCCTGGTCGGCCGCTACGGCGGCGCGCCCGTCTCGCACATCGACTGCCGGGACATCGCCGAGTGTGCGGAGGTCCTGCTGACGGGGCCGCCGCGCCCCGGCGAGTCCTTCGTCCTGACCGGGCCGGAGGCCGTCACCGACCGGGAGCTGGCCACCCGGATCTCGCACGCCCTGGGCCGGACGGTCGGCCTCGCGCCCCTCACCCCGGACGAGGTCTCCGCCGCACTGGCCGCCCAGGGCCTCCCGGCCGGCTTCACCGCGGGCCTGGCCGAACTGCTGCGCCAGGTCGCCGCGGGCTCGCTGGCCGGGGTGACCACCGCCGTCCCCGACCTGCTCGGCCGCCCCGCCCGCACGGTGGACGCCTTCCTCGCCGACCACCTGCCGGCCTTCCGCGCGGTCCTCCGACTGCCTTGA
- a CDS encoding TetR/AcrR family transcriptional regulator has translation MTETVRRRPRADARRNRERLLAEADAVFREEGTGASLERVARRAGVAIGTLYGHFPTRAALIAALLDARNQELFAHGDGLAEHPDPARALADWVRAVVRHAAAYQGLAATLAARSDELQDSCHRLTAIGDRLVDRARRAGALRGDTTGADVFTLMNAAAWAREHDTEDQADRLLDLALAGMIAR, from the coding sequence GTGACCGAGACCGTCCGCCGCCGTCCGCGCGCCGACGCGCGGCGCAACCGCGAGCGGCTGCTCGCCGAGGCCGACGCCGTCTTCCGGGAGGAGGGCACCGGCGCCTCGCTGGAGCGGGTGGCCCGCCGCGCCGGGGTGGCCATCGGCACGCTCTACGGCCACTTCCCGACCCGCGCCGCGCTGATCGCCGCGCTGCTGGACGCGCGCAACCAGGAGCTGTTCGCGCACGGGGACGGACTCGCCGAGCACCCCGACCCGGCCCGGGCGCTGGCCGACTGGGTCCGCGCGGTGGTCCGGCACGCCGCCGCCTACCAGGGCCTGGCCGCCACGCTGGCCGCCCGTTCCGACGAACTCCAGGACTCCTGCCACCGGTTGACGGCCATCGGCGACCGCCTGGTCGACCGGGCCCGCCGGGCGGGCGCCCTGCGCGGCGACACCACGGGCGCGGACGTGTTCACCCTGATGAACGCCGCCGCCTGGGCCCGCGAGCACGACACCGAGGACCAGGCCGACCGGCTGCTCGACCTCGCGCTGGCGGGGATGATCGCGCGGTGA